In a genomic window of Thermoplasmataceae archaeon:
- a CDS encoding 4Fe-4S binding protein — protein sequence MVLMPIAETPSRNHKTDSWRVQTPVVDYSKCIRCMICWKFCPDDAIEISKTGELASPNFRISKMEVPVINLDFCKGCGICAYECPEKCIDMTLTGGVTL from the coding sequence ATGGTCTTGATGCCCATAGCCGAGACGCCTTCAAGAAACCACAAGACGGACTCATGGAGGGTTCAGACACCTGTTGTCGACTATTCCAAATGCATTAGGTGCATGATATGCTGGAAATTCTGTCCAGATGATGCCATTGAAATTTCAAAAACAGGTGAACTTGCCAGTCCCAATTTCAGGATCTCGAAGATGGAAGTGCCTGTGATCAACCTTGACTTCTGCAAGGGATGTGGCATCTGTGCATACGAGTGCCCAGAGAAGTGCATAGACATGACACTTACCGGGGGTGTGACACTTTGA
- a CDS encoding 2-oxoacid:acceptor oxidoreductase family protein, whose amino-acid sequence MLEIRFHGRGGQGAVTASRILALAAFREGKYVISFPFFGTERRGAPVTSFTRIDDDEIRIKTQIYDPDVVVVLDTTIMNTTNVISGIKDGGTVVINSPNPPKDFDLPYKVATVNATGIAIKYGLGSRANPIVNTAILGAFARATGAVSLDSVLGAIREASPGDREKNASAVEDAYSSTQVAI is encoded by the coding sequence GATTCGTTTTCATGGCAGAGGTGGTCAGGGAGCTGTTACAGCCTCGCGGATTCTTGCCCTAGCAGCCTTCAGAGAGGGTAAGTACGTCATATCTTTCCCGTTTTTTGGAACTGAGAGGAGAGGTGCCCCAGTAACATCGTTCACAAGAATAGACGATGACGAGATACGCATCAAGACACAGATATACGATCCTGATGTCGTGGTGGTGCTTGATACCACCATAATGAACACAACGAACGTGATCTCCGGTATCAAAGACGGCGGAACGGTCGTAATAAACTCACCCAATCCTCCAAAGGATTTTGATCTTCCATATAAGGTGGCAACAGTTAACGCCACTGGGATCGCGATCAAGTATGGCCTGGGTAGCAGGGCGAACCCAATAGTGAACACGGCCATTCTCGGAGCCTTTGCCAGGGCCACAGGTGCAGTTTCATTGGACAGTGTACTTGGGGCAATTAGAGAGGCTTCTCCAGGAGATAGAGAGAAGAATGCATCCGCTGTGGAAGATGCTTACAGTTCGACACAGGTGGCGATCTGA